One genomic window of Corallococcus silvisoli includes the following:
- a CDS encoding ATP-binding protein: MSPSRADSWQEANQRQLTAALGVVRARIARHASLLGVGLPEGTDDVDTALAALAEAEVGMPAQPALESLCQAFRLSPFERDILLCCVSLELGTGFGALFASVNGDPRKPWPTFGMALASLPEAHWSALTPVAPLRRWELVSLAPGEGLTSCALRIDERVLHHLVGLSYLDRRLQEFMAPVPPPRELPVSHQALAERLRQPWERAPDVDEPMPLVQLCGLEPDGAQAIASAACASLGLQLHVTRATQLPAGAEERAALARWWEREALLLGSGLLLECDEATGADALRAATAFAERVQGVVIVSSREPLRPRSRAAIHLEVKRPTRVEQRLLWTQALGPEVTAAHGALERITTQFDLPMRSIRAAGSDVREQGPFADEGALGAALWAACRVQSRPQLEELAQRIEPTAGWEDLVMPPEKKAILREIAASVRQRARVYETWGFASKGMRGLGISALFSGASGTGKTMAAEVLALELGLDLYRIDLSQVVSKYIGETEKNLRRVFDAAQEGGAILLFDEADALFGKRTEVRDSHDRYANIEVSYLLQQMESYGGLAILTTNMKDALDTAFLRRLRFVLQFPFPDAPQRTEIWRRMFPAATPTEGLDMARLARLSVTGGNIRTIALNAAFLAADAGEPVRMAHLQRAVRSEFSKLDKPLAEAEVSGWT, encoded by the coding sequence ATGAGCCCATCGCGCGCGGACTCCTGGCAGGAAGCCAACCAGCGCCAGCTCACCGCCGCGCTCGGCGTGGTGCGCGCGCGCATCGCTCGGCACGCGTCCCTCCTGGGCGTGGGGCTGCCCGAAGGCACCGATGACGTGGACACGGCCCTCGCCGCGCTCGCGGAGGCCGAGGTCGGAATGCCGGCGCAGCCCGCGCTGGAGAGCCTGTGTCAGGCCTTCCGCCTGTCCCCGTTCGAGCGCGACATCCTCTTGTGCTGCGTCAGCCTGGAGCTGGGCACGGGCTTCGGCGCCCTGTTCGCCTCCGTGAACGGCGACCCGCGCAAGCCGTGGCCCACGTTCGGCATGGCCCTGGCTTCGCTCCCCGAAGCGCACTGGAGCGCGCTGACGCCGGTGGCGCCCCTGCGCCGCTGGGAGCTGGTGTCCCTGGCCCCTGGAGAGGGCCTCACCTCCTGCGCCCTTCGCATCGACGAGCGTGTCCTCCACCACCTCGTCGGCCTGTCCTATCTGGACCGGCGGCTGCAAGAGTTCATGGCGCCGGTGCCGCCGCCCCGGGAGCTGCCCGTCTCCCATCAGGCGCTGGCAGAGCGCCTGCGACAGCCGTGGGAGCGAGCACCGGACGTGGATGAGCCCATGCCCCTCGTCCAGCTCTGCGGGCTGGAGCCGGACGGTGCGCAGGCCATCGCCAGCGCCGCCTGCGCGAGCCTGGGGCTCCAGTTGCACGTCACCCGCGCCACCCAGTTGCCCGCGGGAGCCGAGGAGCGGGCGGCGCTCGCGCGGTGGTGGGAGCGCGAGGCCCTGCTGCTGGGGAGCGGGCTGCTGCTGGAATGCGACGAAGCCACCGGAGCGGACGCGCTGCGCGCGGCCACCGCCTTCGCCGAGCGCGTGCAGGGCGTGGTCATCGTCTCGTCCCGGGAGCCCCTGCGACCGCGAAGCCGGGCCGCGATCCACCTCGAGGTGAAGCGGCCCACGCGCGTCGAACAGCGCCTGCTCTGGACCCAGGCGCTCGGGCCCGAGGTGACCGCCGCGCACGGCGCCCTGGAGCGCATCACCACGCAGTTCGATCTGCCCATGCGCTCCATCCGCGCGGCGGGTTCGGACGTGCGGGAGCAAGGCCCCTTCGCGGACGAAGGCGCGTTGGGCGCGGCGCTGTGGGCCGCCTGCCGGGTGCAGTCCCGGCCCCAGCTGGAAGAGCTGGCGCAGCGGATCGAGCCCACCGCGGGGTGGGAAGACCTGGTGATGCCTCCGGAGAAGAAGGCCATCCTCCGGGAGATCGCCGCGAGCGTGCGTCAGCGCGCGCGGGTGTACGAGACGTGGGGCTTCGCCTCCAAGGGCATGCGGGGCCTGGGCATCAGCGCCCTGTTCTCCGGCGCCAGCGGCACCGGGAAGACGATGGCGGCCGAGGTGCTGGCGCTCGAGCTGGGGCTGGACCTCTACCGCATCGACCTCAGCCAGGTGGTCAGCAAGTACATTGGCGAGACGGAGAAGAACCTCCGCCGCGTGTTCGACGCCGCGCAGGAAGGAGGCGCCATCCTCCTGTTCGACGAAGCGGACGCCCTCTTCGGCAAGCGCACCGAGGTGCGCGACAGCCACGACCGCTACGCCAACATCGAGGTGAGCTACCTGCTCCAGCAGATGGAGTCCTACGGGGGGCTGGCCATCCTCACGACGAACATGAAGGACGCGCTGGACACCGCGTTCCTGCGCCGGCTGCGCTTCGTGCTCCAGTTCCCGTTCCCGGATGCCCCCCAGCGCACGGAGATCTGGCGGCGCATGTTCCCGGCCGCCACGCCCACGGAGGGCCTGGACATGGCGCGGCTGGCGCGGCTGAGCGTCACCGGCGGCAACATCCGCACCATCGCCCTCAACGCCGCCTTCCTCGCCGCCGACGCGGGCGAGCCCGTGCGGATGGCGCACCTGCAACGCGCGGTGCGCTCGGAGTTCAGCAAGCTCGACAAGCCCTTGGCGGAAGCCGAGGTCTCGGGGTGGACATGA